The genome window CTGCGGCGGACCTTGAGCTCGTAGGGTAATCTGAAAGCGAGGTCTTCGACGGTGCACTTGTAGAGGTCGAGGGTGATGACGGCGGAGGGGTCGGTGACGACGGCCTTGATGTCGACGGTGTCGACGAGGGGCTCTGTCAAGGCGGTGTGCTTAAGAGGGGAGTAGTCGAAGCCCCAGACGTTATCCCAGACTAAATTGTCAGCATGCTGTTGCTCTTGAATTCATAGCATCGACTTACAGCCGATCTTCTCCTCCTTGTAGTCGCCATCTTCAATACCGGCGAGGTAGATGGTAGCCTTGTCGGGGAAGATGAGACCGTCCTTGACAAGGTACTTGTCCCTGGCGTAGATGACGGTGTCCAGCATGGATTCGTAGAGCAGGAAGTAGCCCATCCACTCTGATATTATGATGTCGACCTTGGGGAAGGGGAGAACAACCTCCTCCATCTTGCCCTGGAGCAGGGTGATCTTGTCGGACAAGCCGTTCACATGAACGATCTCCTTGGCTTTCTCGATGATGGTCGACATGTCGACACCGATGACATGCTTTGCGCCAGCCTTGGCAGCGAACCTGTAATCCACATGTTAGCGCCTGCTCGTGTGATGGTTGTTTGGCGGGGTGGCTTGTGGGGCGCATACATG of Ascochyta rabiei chromosome 7, complete sequence contains these proteins:
- a CDS encoding Type I protein arginine methyltransferase, with product MANNASATAGKEGISALPHTEAHYFNSYNHHGIHEEMLKDEVRTRSYRDAIYQNPHLFKDKVVLDVGCGTAILSMFAAKAGAKHVIGVDMSTIIEKAKEIVHVNGLSDKITLLQGKMEEVVLPFPKVDIIISEWMGYFLLYESMLDTVIYARDKYLVKDGLIFPDKATIYLAGIEDGDYKEEKIGFWDNVWGFDYSPLKHTALTEPLVDTVDIKAVVTDPSAVITLDLYKCTVEDLAFRLPYELKVRRSDFVHALIAWFDIEFACCHKPIKFSTGPHTKYTHWKQTVFYLKDVLTVEEGETISGVLENKPSEKNHRDLDITIDYKLEANDMHRQAEGSGLYKMC